In the Campylobacter sp. RM6914 genome, one interval contains:
- a CDS encoding N-acetyl sugar amidotransferase gives MKNRKYQICTNCVMDTTDSKIEFDENGVCDHCRTFYRDIKPNWHTDERGFEEISRITKDIKEKAKGKKYDCLIGMSGGIDSSYLLYLAKEKLGLNPLVFHIDGGWNTEESTHNVKAVVEKLGLELHIETIDWEAMKDIQLAFFKSGVPHIDTPQDHAFFATMYKFALKYDIKYILTGGNYSTECIRNPIEWMYYQSDSIQLKDIHAKFGTKPLKNYPTTNILWHKIYLPYVKKIKLIRPLDYFPYDKKEATKFLVDNFGYKEYPQKHFESVFTRFYEGYWLPKKFGYDTRKVQFSSLILTGQMSRDEALEQLKNPVYDDEMAKNDMELIANKLGVSTDELWGYFNAPNKSYKDYKNQMAIYDIGAKVLRFFGIEKGGKR, from the coding sequence ATGAAGAATAGAAAATACCAAATTTGCACAAATTGTGTGATGGATACAACAGATAGCAAAATAGAGTTTGATGAAAATGGGGTGTGTGATCACTGCAGGACGTTTTATAGGGATATAAAGCCAAACTGGCATACGGACGAAAGAGGGTTTGAGGAAATTTCTAGGATAACCAAAGATATAAAAGAGAAGGCGAAAGGCAAAAAATATGACTGCCTAATAGGTATGAGCGGTGGTATAGATAGCTCATACCTGCTGTATCTAGCAAAAGAAAAGCTTGGGCTAAATCCGCTTGTATTTCACATAGATGGTGGCTGGAATACTGAGGAATCAACACACAATGTAAAAGCAGTAGTCGAAAAACTAGGGCTTGAGCTTCATATAGAAACCATTGACTGGGAAGCTATGAAAGATATACAGCTTGCATTTTTTAAATCCGGTGTGCCACATATCGACACTCCGCAAGATCACGCATTTTTTGCCACTATGTATAAGTTCGCTCTAAAATATGATATAAAATATATCCTAACAGGCGGAAACTACTCAACTGAGTGTATCAGAAATCCTATTGAGTGGATGTATTATCAGTCAGACTCAATACAGCTAAAAGATATACACGCCAAATTTGGCACAAAACCACTTAAAAACTATCCGACTACAAATATACTTTGGCACAAAATTTACCTTCCTTATGTGAAAAAGATAAAGCTGATTAGGCCGCTTGATTATTTTCCATATGACAAAAAAGAGGCAACTAAATTTTTGGTGGATAATTTTGGTTATAAAGAGTATCCACAAAAGCACTTTGAGTCTGTATTTACTAGATTTTATGAGGGATATTGGTTACCTAAAAAATTTGGATACGATACAAGAAAGGTGCAGTTTTCAAGCCTTATACTAACAGGACAGATGAGTAGAGATGAGGCGCTAGAACAGCTTAAAAATCCAGTTTATGATGATGAGATGGCAAAAAATGATATGGAGCTAATCGCAAATAAACTTGGCGTATCAACAGATGAGCTTTGGGGGTATTTTAACGCTCCAAACAAGAGCTACAAAGACTATAAAAACCAGATGGCGATCTACGATATAGGTGCTAAGGTTTTGAGATTTTTTGGTATTGAAAAGGGTGGAAAACGATAA
- a CDS encoding glycosyltransferase family 4 protein: MKKILIQYNYILHYRKAFFNELAKYYDVTVLHSGKKSVTKDDLYKEIVVPVRKIGPFYFQGNVISEVKKECYDIHIALFDVRWINTVISIYFKSKNSKFIWWGAWITKSFVANKIRLFFTKKADANVFYTYEAKKDFINLGVLDSNLFVANNTFDVGVRIKSYENTNKNRILFVGSLDKRKQNYVLINAFCNILSKIPNNIILTFVGDGVERSFLHTLVKEKGLDSRVEFAGRINEPEKLQEYYKESIVAVSFGQAGLSVLQSLGFGVPFVTKINAISGGEKSNIKDKINGIFCQDNQNSLEEVLVKMCNSIELAREMGKKAYEYYGEYCTIENMVQGFRDAIEGTKLAKVDTGIYEG, translated from the coding sequence GTGAAAAAAATATTAATACAATATAATTATATTTTACACTATAGAAAAGCTTTTTTTAATGAGTTGGCAAAGTATTATGATGTTACGGTTTTGCATTCTGGAAAAAAGAGTGTAACAAAGGATGATTTGTATAAAGAGATTGTAGTTCCTGTTAGGAAAATAGGTCCTTTTTACTTTCAAGGCAATGTTATATCAGAGGTAAAAAAGGAGTGCTATGATATACACATAGCCTTGTTTGACGTTAGGTGGATAAACACTGTTATATCGATATATTTTAAAAGTAAAAATAGTAAATTTATATGGTGGGGTGCATGGATAACAAAATCTTTTGTTGCTAATAAAATTAGATTGTTTTTTACAAAAAAAGCAGATGCTAATGTCTTTTATACGTATGAAGCCAAAAAGGACTTTATAAATCTTGGTGTTTTGGACAGTAATTTATTTGTAGCAAACAATACTTTTGATGTAGGAGTAAGGATAAAATCATACGAAAATACGAATAAAAATAGAATACTGTTTGTTGGAAGCTTGGATAAAAGAAAACAAAATTATGTTTTAATTAATGCTTTTTGCAATATTTTGTCAAAAATACCAAATAATATAATCTTAACATTTGTTGGTGATGGTGTTGAAAGAAGTTTTTTGCATACACTAGTAAAAGAAAAAGGGCTTGACAGTAGAGTTGAATTTGCTGGGAGAATCAATGAACCAGAAAAACTTCAAGAGTATTATAAAGAATCTATCGTTGCTGTATCTTTTGGACAGGCTGGATTGTCGGTACTACAAAGTTTAGGATTTGGGGTGCCTTTTGTTACAAAAATAAATGCAATTAGCGGCGGTGAGAAGTCTAATATAAAGGATAAAATAAACGGAATTTTTTGCCAAGACAATCAAAATTCGCTAGAAGAAGTGCTTGTTAAAATGTGTAACAGTATAGAGCTTGCAAGAGAGATGGGCAAGAAAGCTTATGAGTATTATGGTGAATACTGCACTATAGAGAATATGGTGCAAGGTTTTAGAGATGCGATTGAGGGCACAAAACTCGCAAAAGTTGATACAGGGATATATGAGGGATAA
- a CDS encoding CatB-related O-acetyltransferase: MKYKILFYLTKFMKKARGVVIKNSYIHKTSKLESGTQFVNSTMDRHSFCGYDCDINSCDIGSFTSIANGVIIGGGMHPMEWVGMSPVFYDGRDSVKAKFSEFKRDEIKKTIIGHDVWIGNNCLIKQGVNIGNGAVVGMGSVVTKDVEPYAVVAGNPAKIIRKRFDDNMIGKLLKSQWWNLSDSELLKYAKNIKDPELFLQEIESEKNINTI; encoded by the coding sequence ATGAAATATAAAATTTTATTTTATTTGACAAAGTTTATGAAAAAAGCAAGAGGTGTGGTTATAAAAAATAGTTATATTCATAAAACATCAAAGTTGGAGTCTGGTACGCAGTTTGTAAACTCAACTATGGATAGACACTCATTTTGCGGATATGATTGTGATATCAACAGTTGCGATATAGGTAGTTTTACCTCTATTGCAAATGGTGTTATTATAGGCGGGGGGATGCATCCTATGGAGTGGGTTGGCATGTCTCCGGTATTTTACGATGGCAGAGATAGCGTAAAGGCTAAATTTAGTGAATTTAAAAGGGATGAGATTAAAAAAACAATCATAGGACATGATGTTTGGATAGGAAACAATTGCTTAATAAAACAAGGTGTTAATATAGGAAATGGTGCAGTGGTTGGTATGGGAAGTGTTGTGACAAAAGATGTTGAGCCCTATGCGGTTGTAGCTGGTAATCCTGCAAAAATTATTCGCAAAAGGTTTGATGATAATATGATAGGGAAATTGTTAAAATCCCAATGGTGGAATTTGAGTGACTCTGAGTTGCTAAAATATGCAAAAAATATTAAGGATCCAGAGTTATTTTTACAAGAGATAGAGAGTGAAAAAAATATTAATACAATATAA
- a CDS encoding EpsG family protein, giving the protein MSSTERYLNQNYIKLISVVLFIFIMSLVSMFSYGVGADDDGYLYHWDNILSLDKYILLGEMPYEIGLKWFYVFMFSFFKIFTNDISVFKFFNTFIALSVLAYAYFKITAKYYFILLLYTVIYLFVDVYIDQYRSGLASAFGLLAIVLFSEGKTKLSLLWLLLGCIIHNSLIWLLIIYST; this is encoded by the coding sequence ATGAGTAGTACGGAACGTTACTTAAATCAGAATTATATTAAATTAATTTCTGTTGTGTTATTTATATTTATTATGTCTTTAGTATCTATGTTTTCCTATGGTGTTGGCGCTGATGATGATGGGTATTTGTATCACTGGGACAATATATTATCTTTAGATAAATATATTTTGTTAGGGGAAATGCCATATGAGATTGGACTGAAGTGGTTTTATGTATTTATGTTTTCATTTTTTAAGATATTTACAAATGACATAAGTGTATTTAAGTTTTTTAATACGTTTATTGCCTTATCTGTATTGGCTTATGCTTACTTTAAAATTACGGCAAAATATTATTTTATTCTTTTATTATATACTGTTATTTATCTTTTTGTTGATGTGTATATAGATCAGTATAGATCTGGGCTAGCCTCAGCTTTTGGCTTGCTTGCTATTGTCTTATTTAGCGAAGGAAAAACAAAATTAAGTTTGCTTTGGTTGTTGTTAGGATGTATTATTCATAATAGTCTTATTTGGCTTCTGATTATATATAGTACATGA
- a CDS encoding MOP flippase family protein, translating to MKFKTQVVSGVRWTSISVIAKAVLQLIQLMVLVRFLDKSDFGIMAILMIFINFSQVFVDFGISKAIVHYQNISRSDLGTLYCVNVLFGLLIYCGLFICSEYIAFFYGEPLLIDYLRIIGIILVIQSFGLQFDVLFQKSLKFNIIAKIEIFAVFVSFCLSIILAVNNFGVMALIYPMIAMTIIKTFIFIFFGIKEYGFSFAFNIKCVRKYIVFGSYSVGDSVVSTISGQMDVILIGKFIGVESLGIYNVLKDFILRPTQIINPIVTKVAFPLMSKINDNLNSLKYMYLKIINYTSSIAFPVYTIAIVMAEDILYVLLGEKWISQAILLRILAVWAMFYSISSPVGALIMAAGKPNVSFYWNSTRLIYMPVVVYISSFWGEIGVAVGMLIVSLLLYIPGWYFLIYRICNASLKEYSGSLLKSFCISTTIGIVVYFFIEFISNNLYIKLFFVLPLGFLILLFLNKYLNKDFYNAILDIIRK from the coding sequence ATGAAATTTAAAACACAAGTCGTAAGTGGAGTTAGATGGACTTCTATTAGTGTTATTGCAAAGGCTGTTTTGCAGTTAATTCAACTTATGGTTTTGGTTAGGTTTTTAGACAAGTCAGACTTTGGCATTATGGCTATATTAATGATTTTTATAAACTTTAGTCAAGTTTTTGTTGATTTTGGAATAAGTAAGGCCATAGTTCATTATCAGAATATATCAAGAAGTGACTTGGGAACTTTGTATTGTGTTAATGTTTTATTTGGACTATTGATATATTGTGGTTTGTTTATTTGCTCTGAATACATTGCTTTTTTTTATGGAGAGCCTTTATTGATCGATTATTTAAGAATCATCGGAATTATTCTTGTTATACAGTCATTTGGATTGCAATTTGATGTATTATTTCAAAAATCATTAAAATTTAACATAATTGCAAAGATAGAAATTTTTGCAGTTTTTGTATCATTTTGTCTTTCTATTATTTTGGCCGTTAATAATTTTGGAGTGATGGCGTTAATATATCCAATGATTGCAATGACAATTATTAAAACTTTTATTTTTATATTTTTTGGAATAAAAGAATATGGTTTTAGCTTTGCATTTAATATAAAATGTGTTCGAAAATATATCGTTTTTGGTAGCTATAGTGTTGGAGATTCGGTGGTTAGCACTATATCTGGGCAAATGGATGTTATACTTATTGGAAAGTTTATTGGTGTGGAGTCGCTTGGAATATATAATGTATTAAAAGATTTCATTTTAAGGCCAACTCAAATTATAAATCCAATAGTTACCAAAGTAGCCTTTCCGCTAATGTCAAAAATCAATGATAATTTAAATAGTTTAAAGTATATGTATCTAAAAATTATTAATTATACTTCATCTATTGCTTTTCCTGTTTATACTATTGCAATAGTTATGGCTGAGGATATTTTATACGTATTACTAGGCGAGAAATGGATTTCTCAAGCGATATTGTTGCGAATACTTGCTGTATGGGCTATGTTTTATTCCATAAGTAGCCCAGTTGGAGCATTGATTATGGCGGCTGGTAAGCCAAATGTTAGTTTTTATTGGAATTCTACTAGGTTGATTTATATGCCAGTGGTAGTTTATATATCATCTTTTTGGGGAGAAATAGGAGTGGCTGTCGGTATGCTAATCGTAAGTTTATTGCTATATATTCCTGGTTGGTATTTTTTAATATATAGAATATGCAATGCCAGTCTTAAGGAGTATTCTGGTAGCTTATTAAAATCTTTCTGCATATCAACTACTATTGGTATTGTTGTTTATTTCTTTATTGAATTTATTTCAAATAATTTATATATAAAATTATTTTTTGTTTTACCCTTAGGATTTCTCATATTGTTATTTTTAAATAAATACTTAAATAAAGATTTTTACAATGCTATTTTGGACATAATAAGAAAATGA
- a CDS encoding asparagine synthase-related protein: MPGIYGYVKNAKEYGSINNMSTILHHHKNFIKENNYEDNIFAASHIHLGNIKHHKGLFFRNGIYISIEGEQYDYSNSIFEDLMFNAYMENNLDYFLNKLDGYFNAIIYDSINKKVFLISDRYGMRMLYYYYKDGDFAFSGEVKGLFGLNFVDNEIDSNQIDVFMDLGYLLEDNTWHKHIKLIKPATILEFDITSKELTQRYYWKWSEINYSDMCFDEAVDRLGDLWLKSVEKRFSPNSNIGVSLSGGLDSRAIFAAINAIYPDSDGVAYTFGIPNCDDMRIAKQCVAQTKWTHREFYLTDNNWFEPRKDRIWFTDGMFNLKHMHGSEFLDEISELVKINMNGYAGDAILGGGWLDRIPLDTYPRDEFMSIFYGDYVHKCNFVDTFYDIKKIEPHLFMNRVRRFTNMGTVNSLTNIDQRKPFFDNKIVEFIYSLPDSYRQNNSLYSSMLLKFFPKFYKNIPWQNTGKTIDKKVSSSNTMKIIKKIKRIPFKLGLMQDSGYTNYIKWINEKNINHELHKILNSKNAFYSKYTNIDFEVKYLNKKFKGIRNYDEKILRATTIEIYLQKLNILKTTE; the protein is encoded by the coding sequence ATGCCGGGAATATATGGATATGTAAAAAATGCCAAAGAATATGGCTCTATAAATAATATGAGTACTATTTTACACCATCATAAGAATTTTATAAAAGAAAATAATTATGAGGATAATATATTTGCAGCCTCTCATATACATTTAGGAAATATAAAACATCACAAAGGTTTATTTTTTAGAAACGGAATTTATATTTCAATTGAGGGTGAGCAGTATGACTATAGTAATTCAATTTTTGAAGACTTAATGTTTAATGCGTATATGGAAAACAACTTAGATTATTTTTTAAATAAATTGGATGGATATTTTAATGCCATAATATATGATAGTATTAATAAAAAAGTTTTTTTAATATCAGATAGATATGGTATGCGAATGTTGTATTATTATTACAAAGATGGTGATTTTGCTTTTAGCGGAGAAGTAAAAGGATTATTTGGCTTAAATTTTGTTGATAACGAAATTGATTCAAATCAAATAGATGTTTTTATGGATTTGGGGTATTTATTAGAGGATAATACTTGGCATAAACATATTAAACTAATAAAACCAGCCACTATTTTAGAATTTGACATTACCAGTAAAGAACTAACTCAAAGATACTATTGGAAGTGGTCTGAGATAAATTATTCTGATATGTGTTTTGATGAGGCTGTGGATAGACTTGGTGATTTGTGGTTGAAATCTGTTGAAAAAAGATTTAGCCCAAATAGTAATATTGGTGTTTCATTAAGCGGTGGATTAGATAGTCGTGCCATATTTGCAGCTATTAATGCTATTTATCCAGATAGTGATGGTGTAGCATATACATTTGGTATTCCAAACTGTGATGACATGAGGATAGCAAAACAATGTGTTGCACAAACCAAGTGGACCCATAGGGAGTTTTACCTTACAGATAACAATTGGTTTGAACCTAGAAAAGATAGGATTTGGTTTACTGATGGGATGTTTAATTTAAAACATATGCATGGAAGTGAATTTTTAGATGAAATAAGCGAATTAGTTAAAATTAATATGAATGGATATGCAGGAGATGCTATACTCGGTGGAGGTTGGTTAGATAGAATACCATTAGATACATATCCACGTGATGAATTTATGAGTATTTTTTATGGAGATTATGTGCATAAATGTAATTTTGTTGACACTTTTTATGATATAAAAAAAATAGAGCCACACTTATTTATGAATAGAGTGAGAAGATTTACTAACATGGGTACGGTTAATAGTCTTACTAATATCGATCAGAGAAAGCCATTTTTCGATAATAAGATTGTAGAATTTATATATTCATTGCCGGACTCATATAGGCAAAATAATAGTCTTTATAGTTCAATGCTTTTGAAATTCTTTCCAAAGTTTTATAAAAATATTCCTTGGCAAAATACTGGAAAAACCATAGATAAAAAAGTTTCATCTAGTAATACAATGAAAATAATAAAAAAAATAAAAAGAATTCCTTTTAAGTTGGGATTAATGCAAGATAGTGGTTACACTAATTATATAAAATGGATTAATGAGAAGAATATCAATCACGAACTCCATAAGATATTAAATTCAAAAAATGCTTTTTATTCAAAATATACCAATATTGACTTTGAAGTTAAATACTTAAATAAAAAATTTAAAGGAATAAGAAACTACGATGAGAAAATACTAAGAGCTACAACAATTGAAATTTACCTGCAAAAATTAAATATTTTGAAAACAACAGAATAA
- the rffA gene encoding dTDP-4-amino-4,6-dideoxygalactose transaminase, protein MIKFSKACVAGNELKYINEAIQSSCISGDNIFTRKCHKWFEDRLNCKKVLLTTSCTHALEMAAILLDIGDGDEIIMPSYTFVSTANAFVLRGAKIVFVDIRPDTMNIDESKIEEAITTRTKAIVPVHYAGVACEMDSIMDIANRHNLFVVEDAAQGMMSSYKGKALGTIGHLGAFSFHETKNYTSAGEGGLLLINDERFLQRAEIIREKGTNRSLFFRGMVDKYSWVDIGSSYLMNDVSAAYLWGNLEKADDINLDRLSSWQKYYDGLKELENNGYLELPKIPSGCVHNAHMFYIKVKDLDERTKLMEHLKKNGIITAFHYVPLHSSLAGLKFGRFDGVDEFTTRDSERLLRLPMYYGLKEDEILDVVDTIKIK, encoded by the coding sequence ATGATTAAATTTTCAAAAGCATGTGTTGCTGGTAATGAACTAAAATATATTAATGAGGCGATACAATCATCTTGTATTAGTGGAGATAATATTTTTACAAGAAAATGTCATAAATGGTTTGAGGATAGACTTAATTGTAAGAAGGTTTTGCTAACTACATCTTGTACTCATGCGCTTGAAATGGCTGCTATTTTACTTGATATTGGAGATGGCGATGAGATTATAATGCCATCATATACATTTGTAAGTACAGCAAATGCCTTCGTGCTTCGTGGTGCAAAGATAGTTTTTGTAGATATACGCCCTGATACTATGAATATAGACGAAAGTAAAATAGAAGAGGCGATTACAACTAGGACAAAAGCAATAGTTCCTGTTCATTATGCTGGTGTTGCCTGTGAGATGGATAGTATTATGGATATCGCAAATAGGCACAATTTATTTGTGGTGGAGGATGCAGCGCAAGGTATGATGAGTAGCTATAAAGGAAAGGCTCTTGGAACTATCGGGCATCTAGGAGCATTTAGCTTTCATGAGACAAAGAACTACACTAGTGCCGGAGAAGGTGGGCTTTTATTGATTAATGATGAAAGATTTTTGCAAAGAGCGGAAATCATAAGGGAAAAAGGTACAAATAGAAGTCTGTTTTTTAGAGGTATGGTGGATAAATACTCTTGGGTGGATATAGGCAGTAGTTATCTGATGAATGATGTGAGCGCTGCGTATCTTTGGGGAAATTTAGAGAAAGCTGATGATATAAATTTAGATAGACTTAGTAGTTGGCAAAAATACTATGATGGGCTTAAGGAGCTAGAAAATAATGGTTATTTGGAGCTTCCTAAGATTCCTAGTGGTTGTGTGCATAATGCTCATATGTTTTATATAAAAGTCAAAGATTTAGATGAGAGGACAAAACTTATGGAGCATCTTAAGAAAAACGGTATAATTACGGCATTTCACTATGTTCCGCTTCATTCTTCTTTGGCTGGATTAAAATTTGGTAGGTTTGACGGAGTTGATGAATTTACCACAAGAGATAGTGAAAGACTTTTGAGATTGCCGATGTATTATGGGCTGAAAGAAGATGAGATACTTGATGTAGTTGATACAATAAAAATAAAATAA
- a CDS encoding radical SAM/SPASM domain-containing protein has translation MNEIKEIKYGFQKHLSGEFPSQIIIDSTQFCNLACIHCPHPTFKKSSAYSGSHLDIGLHKKLIDEVATDGLGICQYVRYTANGETLIHPKLDEMIEYAGKYSKTRINITTNGLLLTEKKAKKLLDAGVNVFDISLDAFNDKTYSKIRINGDLSKVRPNVLNLIKLIREGGYDAKLVVSFVEQPLNTNESKQFEDFWNKSGADFVVIRRLHSAGGAKDGIKAKIKDGLKSIKRKPCLYPWERLTITPEGDLSYCPTDWMNKSHFVHFSKTTIKEAWQGEIMTSLREAHLTNNYKGFGFCDQCPDWVHTRWPDEGRGYSDMMQELVPSDLL, from the coding sequence ATGAATGAGATTAAAGAGATAAAATATGGTTTTCAGAAGCATTTAAGTGGTGAGTTTCCATCACAAATCATAATAGATAGCACACAGTTTTGTAACCTTGCGTGTATACACTGTCCGCATCCAACTTTTAAGAAATCAAGTGCATATAGTGGATCTCATTTGGATATAGGACTTCATAAAAAGCTTATTGATGAGGTAGCTACCGATGGTCTTGGTATATGTCAATACGTAAGATATACTGCAAATGGAGAAACTTTAATACACCCTAAACTAGATGAAATGATAGAGTATGCCGGAAAATATAGCAAGACTAGAATAAATATAACCACAAATGGTCTTTTATTAACTGAGAAAAAAGCTAAAAAGCTTCTTGATGCAGGAGTAAATGTATTTGATATAAGCTTGGATGCTTTTAATGATAAAACTTACTCAAAAATCAGAATAAATGGCGACTTGAGTAAAGTTAGACCAAATGTTTTAAATTTAATAAAACTTATAAGAGAAGGTGGATATGATGCAAAACTGGTTGTTAGTTTTGTTGAACAACCTTTAAATACTAATGAGTCAAAACAGTTTGAGGATTTTTGGAATAAATCAGGAGCTGATTTTGTTGTTATTAGAAGATTGCATTCCGCTGGTGGAGCAAAAGATGGCATTAAGGCGAAAATAAAAGACGGACTTAAGTCTATAAAAAGAAAACCTTGCCTATATCCTTGGGAGAGATTAACTATTACGCCTGAAGGCGATTTGTCATATTGTCCAACGGACTGGATGAATAAGTCTCACTTTGTTCATTTTTCAAAAACAACAATAAAAGAAGCTTGGCAGGGTGAAATTATGACTAGTTTAAGAGAAGCACATTTAACAAACAATTATAAAGGATTTGGTTTTTGTGATCAGTGCCCTGACTGGGTTCATACAAGATGGCCTGATGAGGGGCGTGGATATTCAGATATGATGCAAGAGCTTGTTCCAAGTGATTTACTGTAG
- a CDS encoding WbqC family protein gives MKRIAILQSNYIPWKGYFDLINMVDEFIFYDDMQYTKRDWRNRNKIKTLNGLAWLSIPVEVKGKFFQKINETKISEKDWAKKHWQSISHNYSKAKYFKDYKDIFEDLYLNCSEEYLSQINYKFITTINKILDIDTKLRWSSEFKLIDGQTEKLIGICKECDADIYLSGPAAKDYFDEGLAEKEGIKMEWMDYSGYKEYTQLHPPFEHGVSILDLLFNEGENAKKFMKSFN, from the coding sequence ATGAAAAGAATAGCAATTTTACAATCAAACTATATCCCATGGAAAGGCTACTTCGATCTTATAAATATGGTTGATGAATTTATTTTTTATGATGATATGCAGTACACTAAAAGAGATTGGCGAAATAGAAATAAGATTAAGACATTAAATGGCTTGGCGTGGCTTAGCATACCTGTTGAGGTCAAAGGTAAGTTTTTTCAAAAAATAAACGAAACAAAGATTAGTGAAAAAGATTGGGCCAAAAAGCACTGGCAATCCATATCACATAACTACTCAAAAGCAAAATATTTTAAAGACTATAAAGATATATTTGAGGATTTATACCTAAATTGTAGTGAGGAATACTTAAGCCAGATAAACTATAAATTTATAACCACTATAAATAAAATACTTGACATAGATACAAAACTTAGATGGTCGAGCGAATTTAAACTAATCGATGGACAAACTGAAAAACTTATAGGTATTTGTAAAGAGTGTGATGCGGATATTTATCTTAGCGGTCCTGCTGCAAAAGACTATTTTGATGAAGGTTTAGCGGAAAAAGAAGGTATAAAGATGGAGTGGATGGACTATAGTGGATATAAAGAATATACTCAACTACATCCCCCATTTGAGCACGGTGTTAGTATTTTAGACTTGTTGTTTAATGAGGGTGAAAATGCTAAAAAATTTATGAAAAGTTTTAATTAA
- a CDS encoding TDP-N-acetylfucosamine:lipid II N-acetylfucosaminyltransferase: MILHLTRKEKFTKPFIDFIKENFNINDHFFLLVGGTNKREFYIDDDFCIKSINNIKDFIKYFIEFNIKMYKSKKIIIHGLSQPYCIFYLFFNPWLIKKCYWIMWGGDFYFPEKQGWIKKQVIRKINNFISVNNKDMAYAINNYQISPKNIFYSQFYPTCIASCEMVESDCVDTQTIKILVGNSSTKENRHKDVFGILERYKNDDIEIIVPLSYGDEKYKNETMVLGRSIFGDKFNPIVDFMDFEEYKKMLQSVDIGIFVQNRQQAGANIKLLAGYGKKLYISKENSFYNLLTDDGIRVYDIENFELKKIEKEISDTNKKISLEKYSLDSLIKSWVEILKA; encoded by the coding sequence ATGATTTTGCATCTTACTAGAAAAGAGAAATTTACAAAACCTTTTATTGATTTTATAAAAGAGAATTTTAATATAAATGATCATTTTTTTCTTTTGGTTGGTGGTACTAATAAAAGAGAATTTTATATAGATGATGACTTTTGTATAAAATCAATAAATAATATAAAAGATTTTATAAAATATTTTATAGAATTTAATATAAAAATGTATAAATCTAAAAAAATCATAATACATGGACTTTCTCAGCCATATTGCATATTTTATCTGTTTTTTAATCCTTGGCTTATTAAAAAATGTTATTGGATTATGTGGGGCGGTGATTTTTATTTTCCGGAAAAGCAGGGTTGGATAAAAAAACAAGTAATTAGAAAGATTAATAATTTTATATCAGTAAACAACAAAGATATGGCATATGCAATTAATAATTATCAAATAAGTCCAAAGAATATATTTTACTCACAATTTTATCCTACTTGTATTGCTTCTTGTGAAATGGTCGAAAGTGATTGCGTGGATACGCAGACTATTAAAATTTTAGTTGGTAATTCGTCTACTAAAGAAAATAGGCATAAAGATGTTTTTGGGATACTTGAGAGATATAAAAATGATGATATAGAGATTATAGTGCCGTTAAGCTATGGGGATGAAAAATATAAAAATGAGACTATGGTACTAGGCAGAAGTATTTTTGGAGATAAATTTAATCCCATTGTTGACTTTATGGATTTTGAAGAGTATAAGAAAATGTTACAAAGTGTAGATATTGGAATTTTCGTTCAAAATAGACAACAAGCTGGTGCGAATATTAAACTTCTTGCTGGATATGGAAAAAAACTATATATCTCAAAAGAAAACTCATTTTATAATCTTTTGACAGATGATGGGATTAGGGTATATGATATAGAGAATTTTGAATTAAAAAAAATAGAAAAAGAAATTTCTGATACGAATAAAAAAATATCTTTAGAAAAGTACTCTTTAGATTCGCTTATAAAATCTTGGGTAGAAATACTTAAAGCATAA